The following proteins are co-located in the Haloarcula marismortui ATCC 43049 genome:
- the moaC gene encoding cyclic pyranopterin monophosphate synthase MoaC, translating into MSEEFTHVDEEGDAQMVDVGDKAESQRRAVARGQIRLTESTLAAIDADEVEKGDVLATARIGAIQAVKHTWEMVPMCHQIPITNVDIEFTVGDEAVEIVVAVETVGKTGCEMEALEGVTTGLNVVWDMVKANEKDDDGEYPTTAIEDIRVVEKTVDR; encoded by the coding sequence ATGTCCGAGGAGTTCACGCACGTCGATGAGGAGGGGGACGCACAGATGGTCGATGTGGGCGACAAGGCCGAGAGCCAGCGCCGCGCAGTCGCACGCGGACAGATTCGACTCACCGAGTCCACGCTGGCGGCCATCGACGCCGACGAGGTGGAGAAAGGCGACGTGCTGGCGACAGCCCGTATCGGCGCGATTCAGGCGGTAAAACACACCTGGGAGATGGTGCCAATGTGCCACCAGATCCCCATCACGAACGTCGACATCGAGTTCACCGTTGGCGACGAGGCCGTCGAAATCGTCGTGGCCGTCGAGACGGTTGGCAAGACTGGCTGCGAGATGGAGGCGCTGGAGGGCGTGACGACCGGCCTCAACGTCGTCTGGGATATGGTGAAAGCAAACGAGAAAGACGATGACGGCGAGTATCCCACGACAGCTATCGAAGATATCCGTGTGGTCGAGAAAACTGTCGACCGCTGA
- a CDS encoding cytochrome b: MSRAKAVYDWFDTRLDLENGQTFLGKAFPAEDSFLLGEVALFCFLLLILSGVFLGFFFEPSTSDVEYDGSVQKFQGEEMPEAFVSVLHITYDVPFGMFIRRLHHWAAHLFVASIGLHMLRVFFTGAYRNPREPNWIVGTGLAALSMGAAYTGYALPFDEFAATATSIGYNLTISIPLLGDFLGQVVFGGEFPSSATIPRLYFLHVLVIPAAIAVGLAVHMAILIRQKHTEAPRDGDVTGGRQSVDEDDDDIIIGLPAFPNQAAVSAVVFFVTAATLSALAGLLPVHNVAEYGPNDPASTPALIMPDWFLMWVYGFLKLLPQISFNVGPAHINGEFVGGIVLPGLVFAAVAIWPFIDRTEPTHFTADPLDRAWQTGVGVAAVAFIMIASIAGMNNILADQVLGTTTNVVNPILTAALLVVPPIFGGITYLLLRDGEPTPAQESDVAADGGSVGDEPDNTEPEGDG; the protein is encoded by the coding sequence ATGTCCCGCGCCAAAGCCGTCTACGACTGGTTCGACACGCGCCTCGACCTGGAGAACGGCCAGACGTTCCTCGGCAAGGCGTTCCCGGCCGAGGACTCGTTCCTGCTGGGCGAGGTGGCGCTGTTCTGTTTCCTCCTCCTGATTCTGTCGGGGGTCTTCCTCGGGTTCTTCTTCGAACCCTCAACCTCCGACGTGGAGTACGACGGCAGCGTCCAGAAGTTCCAGGGCGAGGAGATGCCCGAAGCGTTCGTCTCGGTGTTGCACATCACCTATGACGTGCCCTTCGGGATGTTCATCCGCCGGCTCCACCACTGGGCGGCCCACCTCTTTGTCGCCTCCATCGGGTTGCACATGTTACGGGTGTTCTTCACGGGCGCGTACCGCAATCCGCGGGAGCCGAACTGGATCGTCGGCACCGGCCTCGCGGCCCTCTCGATGGGCGCGGCCTACACCGGCTACGCGCTGCCGTTCGACGAGTTCGCGGCCACGGCCACGAGCATCGGCTACAACCTCACCATCTCCATCCCCCTGTTAGGTGATTTCCTCGGCCAGGTGGTGTTCGGAGGGGAGTTCCCCTCCAGCGCCACCATCCCGCGGCTGTACTTCCTGCACGTCCTCGTGATACCGGCGGCTATTGCCGTGGGGCTGGCCGTCCACATGGCCATCCTCATCCGACAGAAACACACCGAAGCCCCGCGGGACGGCGACGTGACCGGCGGCCGTCAGTCCGTCGACGAGGACGACGACGACATCATCATCGGCCTGCCCGCGTTCCCGAATCAGGCCGCCGTCTCCGCGGTGGTGTTTTTCGTCACCGCGGCGACGCTGTCGGCGCTTGCGGGCCTGCTGCCGGTCCACAACGTCGCCGAATACGGCCCGAACGACCCCGCATCTACGCCAGCCCTCATCATGCCGGACTGGTTTCTGATGTGGGTGTACGGCTTCCTGAAGCTCCTGCCACAGATCAGCTTCAACGTCGGCCCGGCCCACATCAACGGGGAGTTTGTCGGCGGCATCGTCCTCCCGGGGCTGGTGTTTGCCGCGGTCGCAATCTGGCCATTCATCGATCGGACGGAACCGACCCACTTCACCGCGGACCCGCTGGACCGGGCCTGGCAGACCGGTGTGGGCGTGGCCGCCGTCGCGTTCATCATGATCGCCTCGATTGCGGGGATGAACAACATCCTCGCGGACCAGGTGCTCGGAACGACGACGAACGTGGTCAACCCCATCCTGACGGCCGCGCTGCTGGTCGTCCCACCCATCTTCGGCGGCATCACGTACCTGCTGTTGCGCGACGGCGAGCCCACGCCGGCACAGGAGAGCGACGTGGCCGCGGACGGCGGCTCCGTCGGGGATGAACCAGATAACACCGAACCGGAGGGAGACGGATGA
- a CDS encoding extracellular solute-binding protein, translating into MARQTRRAVLAALGSGIAATAGCGAFGQERVDVLVAGSLQKAASETLQTQTDVEIAVEARGSVQAARLVADGKRDPAIVALADPTLFNRVMDTAWHAVIASNEMVLAYNPETSAGTRITDAEPWYVPLRRDSVSLGRTDPALDPLGYRTLFVLALAADYYDEPGLPDAILSPDQTYPETQLLAQFETGAVDAAFVYRSMAVERDYPFREFPPEIHLGDPAYAEQYQTTSYELPNGSAITGSPIEYGAIRRNTQEATRTAFEAVLSGDWLASHGFTLRQAYPRLVGDVPNTVTR; encoded by the coding sequence ATGGCCCGACAAACCCGGCGTGCAGTACTTGCGGCACTGGGGAGTGGTATCGCCGCAACCGCTGGCTGTGGGGCATTCGGGCAGGAACGGGTAGACGTGCTGGTGGCAGGGAGTTTACAGAAGGCAGCCAGCGAGACGCTCCAGACCCAGACAGACGTCGAAATCGCCGTCGAAGCCCGCGGTTCAGTGCAGGCCGCCCGCCTGGTCGCTGACGGGAAGCGCGACCCGGCTATTGTCGCGCTGGCGGACCCCACCCTGTTCAACCGGGTCATGGACACCGCCTGGCACGCCGTGATCGCCAGCAACGAGATGGTACTTGCGTACAACCCAGAGACAAGCGCCGGGACCCGTATCACGGACGCAGAGCCGTGGTACGTGCCGCTCAGACGTGACAGCGTCTCGCTCGGCCGTACTGACCCGGCGCTTGACCCGCTTGGCTATCGAACGCTGTTCGTGCTGGCCCTCGCGGCGGACTACTACGACGAACCCGGCCTACCAGATGCTATCCTCTCGCCGGACCAGACGTACCCCGAGACACAACTGCTCGCGCAGTTCGAGACGGGAGCCGTCGACGCCGCCTTCGTCTACCGGAGTATGGCGGTCGAACGGGACTACCCCTTCCGGGAGTTCCCGCCGGAAATACATCTTGGCGACCCCGCATACGCCGAACAGTATCAGACCACCAGCTACGAGCTTCCGAACGGCTCGGCAATCACTGGCAGCCCTATCGAGTACGGGGCTATCCGCCGCAATACCCAGGAAGCGACACGTACAGCCTTCGAGGCAGTCCTGTCCGGAGACTGGCTCGCATCACACGGATTTACTCTCCGTCAGGCCTATCCTCGACTAGTGGGAGATGTCCCGAACACTGTCACGCGGTGA
- a CDS encoding HD domain-containing protein yields the protein MTQELGPLARTLSMPYYDDALPAHDQFHAKRVRDIALRLAGDCNGSVDRDVLAASAWLHDIGRPRERAGEIDDHDDWATAEAAQLLAAEGVKPDRIGRIKHCIQAHSIRTSSPEPRTLEAKLLFDADKLDAAGARGLVRLACIVGERSGRTGEKYAVIDDTSATDLGTSNSPDIELLRDWAQERLDTLYTQPGRRLGQTRREFMDEFFTHFAGEIGASGEW from the coding sequence ATGACACAGGAACTGGGTCCCCTCGCTCGAACACTGTCGATGCCGTACTACGACGACGCCCTCCCAGCGCACGACCAGTTTCACGCCAAGCGAGTTCGAGACATCGCGCTTCGGCTCGCGGGCGACTGCAATGGATCGGTCGACCGGGATGTCCTTGCCGCATCAGCGTGGCTCCACGATATCGGTCGGCCCCGGGAGCGGGCCGGTGAAATTGATGACCACGACGACTGGGCCACGGCGGAAGCCGCACAGCTACTCGCGGCCGAAGGCGTGAAACCCGACCGAATCGGCCGTATCAAACACTGCATTCAAGCACACAGTATCCGCACGAGTTCGCCGGAGCCAAGAACGCTGGAGGCGAAACTCCTCTTCGATGCGGACAAGCTGGACGCTGCCGGGGCACGCGGACTCGTCCGACTGGCCTGTATCGTCGGCGAGCGGTCTGGGCGGACGGGTGAGAAATACGCGGTCATCGATGACACGTCAGCTACCGACCTCGGAACGTCGAATTCTCCGGATATCGAACTGCTTCGAGACTGGGCGCAGGAACGATTAGATACGCTGTACACCCAACCCGGCCGGCGTCTCGGTCAGACACGCCGGGAATTCATGGACGAGTTTTTCACCCACTTTGCCGGTGAAATCGGGGCTTCGGGGGAGTGGTAA
- a CDS encoding ubiquinol-cytochrome c reductase iron-sulfur subunit — MIDYPKPDDDDEEQGDDCSCDGATGTSPTLYGDARAELRRRDFAKFLATVGGLTAVASLTAPLASTTQVFERGYKGPVYSDGIHLVDGEGERITEGRLSEGEHMTVFPEPRPGIEDAPTLLVRYAESDYGSDISEGFTVNGYAAFSKVCTHAGCMVSDREEDLVVCPCHFGKFNVLEGAAVSGGPPGRPLPQLPITMTSDGFLVATGDFEGPVGPGGG; from the coding sequence ATGATAGACTATCCGAAACCCGATGACGACGACGAGGAACAGGGCGACGACTGCTCGTGTGACGGGGCCACCGGTACATCTCCAACGCTGTACGGGGACGCCCGTGCGGAACTCCGCCGGCGTGACTTCGCGAAGTTCCTCGCGACCGTCGGCGGCCTGACTGCCGTCGCCAGCCTCACCGCGCCCCTCGCCAGCACCACGCAGGTGTTTGAGCGAGGCTACAAGGGACCTGTGTACTCCGACGGCATCCACCTCGTCGACGGCGAAGGCGAGCGCATCACCGAGGGCCGACTCTCCGAGGGCGAACACATGACTGTGTTCCCGGAGCCACGACCCGGCATCGAGGACGCGCCCACACTGCTGGTGCGCTACGCCGAGTCCGACTACGGCAGCGACATCTCGGAGGGGTTCACAGTCAACGGCTACGCCGCCTTCTCGAAGGTGTGTACCCACGCCGGCTGTATGGTCTCGGATCGGGAGGAGGACCTGGTCGTCTGTCCCTGCCACTTCGGGAAATTCAACGTTCTGGAGGGGGCGGCAGTCAGTGGCGGCCCGCCGGGACGACCGCTCCCACAGCTCCCGATTACGATGACCAGCGACGGATTCCTCGTCGCCACCGGTGACTTCGAGGGGCCAGTCGGCCCCGGAGGTGGATAA
- a CDS encoding helix-turn-helix domain-containing protein, with the protein MSGRILAEVEVFGPRSCHVQPHADEEWSVSSVSRSVTSAAADPVIEEFTLKGGDGPPSVLQTDGLNVDHVFAYEQRHVFQLSRAAGQGCVCERIEAAGCVVHEFTADTESLVVTFLVDDVPTLREIVADLQSEGEAVKLRRLLEDTPTEADRPVVLDRAKLTSRQREVLARAHEMGYFEHPRDATAGDVADALDISTSTFTEHLAAAQRKLLDDLLDSC; encoded by the coding sequence ATGTCGGGCCGAATACTCGCCGAGGTCGAAGTGTTCGGTCCTCGGTCCTGTCACGTACAGCCCCACGCTGATGAGGAGTGGTCAGTGTCGTCGGTCTCCCGAAGCGTAACGAGTGCCGCTGCTGACCCCGTCATCGAAGAGTTTACCCTCAAAGGTGGTGACGGGCCGCCGTCAGTGCTACAGACCGATGGTCTGAACGTTGACCACGTGTTCGCCTACGAGCAGCGACACGTTTTCCAACTGTCCAGAGCGGCCGGGCAGGGCTGCGTGTGTGAACGTATCGAAGCAGCCGGCTGCGTCGTTCATGAGTTCACGGCGGACACCGAATCCCTCGTCGTCACCTTCCTCGTTGACGATGTTCCGACCCTGCGAGAGATTGTCGCTGACCTCCAGTCGGAAGGCGAGGCCGTCAAACTCCGGCGGCTACTGGAAGACACCCCCACCGAGGCGGACCGGCCGGTCGTGCTTGACCGCGCAAAACTGACTAGCCGCCAGCGCGAGGTGCTGGCTCGGGCCCACGAGATGGGCTATTTCGAACATCCGCGCGATGCGACCGCCGGTGACGTGGCCGACGCGCTGGATATCTCCACTTCGACGTTTACCGAGCACCTCGCTGCGGCCCAGCGAAAACTCCTTGATGACCTGCTTGACTCCTGCTGA
- a CDS encoding MogA/MoaB family molybdenum cofactor biosynthesis protein, whose product MGHDHDEATGHDEAGHSHSEDEHGEHSHDHGEHEHDSDHDHSHEEHTHDDHHAHDAEGVDIGVLTVSTSRTLDDDPAGDIIATACEDAGHKIAERRLVADEMDAIEDAVASLLDDGVDVVLTTGGTGLTPDDVTVDAIEPLFDRPVPGFGELFRWLSYEEVGPMAMASRATAGVVDDRLVFCLPGSENAARTGAEKLVAPAVGHLLGLVRR is encoded by the coding sequence ATGGGGCACGACCACGACGAAGCGACCGGCCACGACGAGGCAGGTCACAGCCACAGCGAGGATGAACACGGAGAGCATAGCCACGACCACGGAGAGCACGAACACGACAGTGACCACGACCATAGCCACGAGGAACACACCCATGACGACCATCACGCCCACGACGCCGAAGGGGTTGACATAGGGGTTCTCACAGTTTCCACCTCCAGAACACTCGATGATGACCCGGCGGGGGACATCATCGCCACGGCCTGCGAAGACGCGGGCCACAAAATCGCCGAGCGCCGCCTCGTCGCGGACGAGATGGACGCTATCGAGGACGCTGTCGCTTCCCTGCTAGATGACGGCGTCGACGTGGTTCTGACGACCGGCGGGACTGGGCTCACGCCCGACGACGTGACTGTCGACGCCATCGAACCGCTGTTCGACCGGCCGGTTCCCGGCTTCGGTGAACTGTTCCGCTGGCTCTCCTACGAGGAAGTCGGGCCGATGGCGATGGCCTCGCGCGCGACCGCCGGCGTCGTCGACGACCGCCTGGTGTTTTGCCTCCCTGGCAGCGAGAACGCCGCCCGGACGGGCGCGGAGAAACTCGTCGCGCCAGCCGTGGGCCACCTGCTTGGGCTCGTCCGCCGGTAA
- a CDS encoding molybdopterin synthase codes for MQVLGIVGHSDSGKTTLVERLTQRLSGTGRVATVKHCTHAPDVDTDGKDTVRHRDAGAAETVALTDDGEWYATGQSRTLDETLDDLSPDYDYVLVEGYSDANIPKVVLGDREAADPVIHRTPHGADADLDDILTAMEERDPYITLETLVADVKRDPDEVYSGAIATFTGRVRAQEGPEDPPTELLEFERYDEVAAEKMAALRRDLEARDGVYAVRLHHKTGVVDAGEDIVFVVILAGHRTEAFRAVEDGINRLKEEVPLFKKEVTVDEEFWAHER; via the coding sequence ATGCAAGTCCTCGGTATCGTCGGCCACTCCGACTCGGGGAAGACCACGCTGGTCGAGCGGTTGACACAGCGGCTCTCCGGGACCGGCCGTGTCGCGACGGTGAAACACTGCACGCACGCGCCGGATGTTGACACGGACGGAAAAGACACGGTTCGCCACCGCGACGCCGGAGCGGCCGAGACCGTCGCGCTCACCGACGACGGCGAGTGGTACGCGACGGGGCAGTCGCGGACGCTCGACGAGACGCTGGACGACCTTTCGCCCGACTACGACTACGTACTCGTAGAGGGGTATTCGGACGCGAACATCCCGAAAGTTGTCCTCGGCGACCGCGAGGCCGCCGACCCCGTCATCCATCGCACGCCCCACGGTGCAGACGCTGACCTTGACGACATCCTCACCGCGATGGAGGAGCGAGACCCCTACATCACGCTGGAAACACTTGTCGCGGACGTAAAGCGGGACCCGGACGAGGTGTACTCGGGTGCAATAGCGACGTTTACCGGGCGCGTTCGTGCACAGGAGGGGCCGGAGGACCCGCCAACGGAGCTGCTGGAGTTCGAACGCTACGACGAGGTCGCCGCGGAAAAGATGGCCGCACTTCGGCGGGATCTTGAAGCACGCGACGGCGTCTACGCGGTTCGACTACACCACAAAACCGGTGTGGTCGATGCTGGCGAGGACATCGTTTTCGTCGTCATTCTGGCCGGCCACCGAACTGAGGCGTTCCGCGCCGTCGAAGACGGTATCAACCGGCTGAAAGAGGAGGTGCCGCTGTTCAAGAAGGAAGTCACCGTCGACGAGGAGTTCTGGGCACACGAGCGATAA
- a CDS encoding TRAM domain-containing protein, which translates to MATDSDLHCLFTAPVEEQHDSYVIEIPKQEVELGTLAPETLYRIALFQSAAEAPASQSESHSKQEPQSGSDSRQEPQSSSQSGLQSDSQSDERSREPEFGPSSPPVAEGETRVVEIENIGDKGDGVARIDGGYVVIVSNADVGERLRVEMDQVRENVAFAEIVERLPYYE; encoded by the coding sequence ATGGCGACCGATTCAGATCTTCACTGTCTCTTTACCGCACCCGTTGAGGAGCAGCACGACTCGTACGTGATCGAGATTCCAAAACAGGAGGTCGAGCTGGGAACGCTGGCCCCCGAGACGCTGTACCGGATCGCACTGTTCCAGTCGGCGGCTGAGGCACCCGCGTCCCAGTCAGAGTCCCACTCCAAGCAAGAGCCGCAGTCTGGTTCCGACTCCAGGCAGGAGCCGCAATCCAGTTCTCAATCCGGACTGCAGTCCGATTCACAGTCCGACGAGCGGAGCAGGGAACCGGAGTTTGGACCGTCGTCCCCGCCCGTTGCCGAGGGTGAGACGCGTGTGGTCGAAATCGAGAACATCGGGGACAAAGGCGACGGCGTCGCGCGCATTGACGGCGGGTACGTCGTCATCGTCTCCAATGCGGATGTCGGGGAGCGCCTCCGCGTCGAGATGGATCAGGTCCGCGAGAACGTGGCCTTCGCGGAGATCGTCGAACGGCTCCCCTACTACGAGTAA
- the thiC gene encoding phosphomethylpyrimidine synthase ThiC, which translates to MTQMAAARNGTVTEEMERVAEREGVDPAFVRQQVADGQAVIPANVGHDSLDPMIIGREFATKVNANIGNSEETSDIEGELEKLHTAVHYGADTVMDLSTGRNLDEIRSANVTHSPVPVGTVPIYEAVKRASDPSEITHELLLDVIEKQAKQGVDYMTIHAGVRMEHLPLTDGRKTGIVSRGGSILAKWIEENGMENPLYTKFEAICEIFREYDVTFSLGDGLRPGCLADAGDDAQFAELDTLGELTRTAWKHDVQVMVEGPGHVPMDQVAEQVERQQEVCDGAPFYVLGPLVTDVAPGYDHITSAIGATEAGRAGAAMLCYVTPKEHLGLPEKSDVRDGLAAYRIAAHAADVANGREGARDWDDALSEARYAFDWREQFDLALDPDRAREYHDQTLPGDNYKEARFCSMCGVEFCSMRIDQDARSDGDMESIEADADDRTPLEDSSAAAVNRPPVGTHDGADIPGPDADMPADTEGSADD; encoded by the coding sequence ATGACGCAGATGGCAGCAGCGCGGAACGGAACCGTCACCGAGGAGATGGAGCGAGTCGCAGAGCGCGAAGGTGTCGACCCGGCGTTCGTTCGACAGCAAGTCGCTGACGGACAGGCGGTGATTCCCGCGAACGTCGGCCACGACTCGCTGGACCCGATGATTATCGGCCGGGAGTTTGCGACGAAGGTCAACGCAAACATCGGCAACAGCGAGGAGACGAGCGATATCGAGGGCGAACTGGAGAAGCTTCACACCGCTGTCCACTACGGCGCGGACACGGTGATGGACCTCTCGACTGGGCGCAACCTCGACGAGATACGGTCGGCCAACGTCACGCACTCACCAGTGCCGGTCGGGACAGTTCCCATCTACGAGGCGGTCAAGCGCGCCAGCGACCCGAGCGAGATCACCCACGAACTGCTGCTTGACGTTATCGAGAAGCAGGCAAAGCAGGGGGTCGACTACATGACTATCCACGCCGGTGTCCGGATGGAACACCTGCCGCTGACTGACGGCCGTAAAACGGGGATTGTCTCTCGCGGCGGGTCCATCCTCGCCAAGTGGATCGAGGAGAACGGCATGGAGAACCCGCTATACACGAAATTCGAAGCCATCTGCGAGATATTCCGTGAGTACGACGTGACTTTCAGCCTCGGCGATGGCCTCCGGCCGGGCTGTCTCGCCGATGCCGGCGACGACGCACAGTTCGCCGAACTGGATACGCTCGGGGAACTCACGCGGACCGCTTGGAAACACGACGTGCAGGTGATGGTCGAGGGACCGGGCCACGTCCCGATGGATCAGGTCGCTGAGCAAGTCGAACGTCAGCAGGAGGTCTGTGACGGCGCACCGTTCTACGTTCTCGGCCCGCTCGTGACCGACGTTGCGCCGGGCTACGACCACATCACGAGCGCCATCGGTGCAACGGAGGCAGGCCGTGCCGGTGCGGCGATGCTCTGTTACGTCACTCCAAAGGAACACCTGGGCCTCCCGGAAAAATCCGATGTGCGGGACGGACTCGCGGCCTATCGCATCGCGGCTCACGCCGCCGACGTGGCAAACGGCCGCGAGGGGGCACGGGACTGGGACGACGCCCTCTCGGAAGCCCGGTACGCCTTCGACTGGCGCGAGCAGTTCGACCTGGCGCTGGACCCCGACCGCGCCCGCGAGTACCACGACCAGACGCTCCCCGGTGACAACTACAAGGAGGCACGTTTTTGTTCGATGTGTGGCGTGGAGTTCTGTTCGATGCGCATCGATCAGGATGCACGGTCTGACGGCGACATGGAATCGATCGAGGCCGACGCTGACGACCGGACTCCCCTCGAAGACTCGTCAGCGGCAGCGGTAAACCGACCGCCGGTCGGTACCCACGACGGGGCCGATATCCCCGGCCCTGACGCCGATATGCCCGCTGATACAGAGGGGAGTGCTGACGATTAG
- a CDS encoding DUF5783 family protein, producing MTEFDAEKFDEKYVHYFEELETAYSNAYQELHGQYDSEVLRGIDRQILSESEPVYEGNGTFSIRLPDDTAARAQSLPGDEATFDTVLSAFTDAIERELRRLFEFE from the coding sequence ATGACCGAGTTCGACGCCGAGAAGTTCGACGAGAAATACGTCCACTACTTCGAAGAGCTCGAAACGGCGTACTCGAACGCGTATCAGGAACTGCACGGGCAGTACGACTCCGAGGTCCTTCGTGGGATCGACCGGCAGATTCTCAGCGAGAGCGAGCCGGTGTACGAGGGCAACGGGACGTTTAGCATCCGGCTTCCCGACGACACTGCAGCGCGTGCGCAGTCGTTGCCGGGCGACGAAGCGACGTTCGACACAGTGCTATCGGCGTTCACTGACGCTATCGAGCGCGAACTCCGTCGGCTGTTCGAATTCGAGTAA
- a CDS encoding ABC transporter permease, with translation MSRTLSRGETSAGHTVGVRELVPALGAVLLLYFVVPVLVLVITYSPAALLTSLTETYVINAAVTSLVAALGSTTIAVVFGLPLAYWLSRNTSVLATAAMGAVVLPLVLPPVVSGMLLLTVVGPNGLGGLTDLTLTRSLLGVIAAQTFVASPFFVVTAKAAFDGIDDRLEEASRSLGRDWVGTMRSVTVPLAKPGLLAGLVLTFARAMGEFGATMMLAYYPRTLPVQIWASFISDGLDAALPVAVVLLGVALGTLLVVHALRATPWR, from the coding sequence ATGTCCCGAACACTGTCACGCGGTGAGACCAGTGCCGGCCACACGGTCGGCGTGCGCGAGCTCGTTCCCGCGCTGGGAGCGGTGCTACTCCTGTATTTTGTCGTTCCGGTGCTGGTGCTCGTTATCACGTACTCCCCGGCGGCGCTGCTGACGAGTCTGACAGAGACGTACGTCATCAACGCCGCAGTCACATCTCTCGTTGCCGCACTCGGCAGTACGACCATCGCTGTCGTATTTGGCCTCCCGCTTGCCTACTGGCTCTCGCGAAACACCAGCGTGCTGGCGACTGCAGCGATGGGTGCCGTCGTCCTCCCGCTCGTCCTCCCACCGGTTGTCAGCGGGATGTTGTTGTTGACCGTCGTCGGCCCGAACGGACTCGGCGGTCTTACCGACCTGACGCTGACACGGTCGCTGCTTGGCGTCATCGCCGCCCAGACGTTCGTCGCGTCGCCGTTTTTCGTCGTCACTGCCAAGGCCGCCTTCGATGGCATTGACGACCGGCTCGAAGAAGCCTCACGGTCGCTCGGACGCGACTGGGTCGGGACGATGCGTTCGGTGACGGTCCCGCTCGCAAAGCCCGGGCTGCTCGCCGGACTCGTACTGACCTTCGCCCGCGCGATGGGCGAGTTCGGCGCGACGATGATGCTGGCGTACTATCCGCGGACGCTCCCTGTCCAGATCTGGGCCTCGTTCATCTCTGACGGACTGGATGCGGCGCTGCCCGTGGCAGTAGTGCTGCTCGGCGTCGCGCTCGGGACGCTGCTGGTGGTCCATGCACTGCGGGCGACGCCGTGGCGGTAG